One stretch of Eupeodes corollae chromosome 2, idEupCoro1.1, whole genome shotgun sequence DNA includes these proteins:
- the LOC129948266 gene encoding calmodulin-A-like isoform X3 — MKSSSFSIRVMRRARNKPADGSSHNAKSGQRDKTPGPGQKGGAPAKATAHSAKQPAPAKQSSCSSSKGSLTPKHSLSVGVPKSGAAVGKSQKKGKKKHQTYDLVVKIDLTEHGLSEDQVAEFKEAFMLFDKDEDGTISMSELGVVMRSLGQRPSETELRNMVDAFDQNGNGTIEFNEFLQMMSKKMKIPDGEDELKEAFKVFDKNNDGLISASELRHVMTNLGEKLSEAEVDDMMKEADMDGDGMVNYTEFVMILTKRN, encoded by the exons GCAAGAAATAAACCAGCCGATGGATCGAGTCACAATGCCAAATCTGGACAGAGGGATAAAACACCTGGACCAGGTCAAAAGGGAGGTGCACCAGCCAAAGCCACAGCCCATTCAGCTAAACAGCCAGCACCAGCTAAACAATCATCTTGTTCTAGCAGTAAGGGATCCTTGACACCTAAACATTCGTTAAGTGTAGGTGTTCCAAAATCAGGTGCAGCTGTTGGGAAATCACAAAAGAAAGGCAAAAAGAAGCATCAGACCTACGATTTGgtggtcaaaattgatttg acgGAACATGGACTTTCCGAAGATCAAGTTGCTG aaTTCAAAGAAGCATTCATGCTTTTTGACAAAGATGAGGACGGTACCATATCTATGTCAGAGTTGGGTGTTGTTATGCGTTCCCTAGGTCAACGTCCAAGTG AAACCGAACTTCGAAATATGGTGGATGCTTTTGACCAAAACGGAAATGGAACCATAGAATTCAATGAATTTCTTCAAATGATGTCTAAGAAAATGAAGATTCCAGATGGTGAAGATGAACTCAAAGAAGCCTTTAa agtatttgataaaaataatgatgGACTGATATCAGCGTCTGAATTACGTCACGTTATGACGAATTTAGGTGAAAAACTTTCAGAAGCCGAAGTAGATGATATGATGAAGGAAGCTGATATGGATGGTGATGGCATGGTCAACTATACCG aattcGTGATGATCCTGACTAAACGAAACTAG